Proteins from a single region of Artemia franciscana chromosome 2, ASM3288406v1, whole genome shotgun sequence:
- the LOC136037947 gene encoding sulfotransferase 1C4-like, which translates to MAAKFNTITGDRWEEILKYFPKYTEGMVQTEPGRFTLPTSFKEIANDLANFPFDPSDIIIHGFPKSGTTWIQDMVWVLQNNMDFEGVKKFGQRIWIPEFWCLATEEERQRTLNQIEKVAPGTSKLSAFNMKPLDIVEHVKAPRVFKTHVPFYLLNPKAMDTCKVIYVARNPKDNCVSYYHHHKAMSYCEYNGDFEKFVDFYIRGEVQYAPYWEHVKEAYNLSKTHPNMLFLTYEDLKKDLKSGIRKIAEHLGKKVSEDDIQKIHDHFTVKRFQGKAATDTGMKKVGIMKEDATFVRKGVAGDWQNHFKGDLNKRFDEWIQENSKDLDLKFEYGHIE; encoded by the exons ATGGCTGCAAAATTTAACACAATCACCGGTGACAGATGGGAGGAGATCCTGAAATACTTTCCCAAATATACGGAGGGAATGGTACAGACAGAACCTGGTCGTTTTACACTTCCAACATCTTTTAAAGAGATAGCCAATGACTTGGCAAACTTTCCATTTGATCCAAGCGACATCATAATACACGGATTTCCCAAGTCTGGAACAACCTGGATCCAGGATATGGTTTGGGTTCTGCAGAATAATATGGATTTTGAAG GTGTTAAAAAGTTTGGCCAAAGAATATGGATTCCGGAATTCTGGTGTTTGGCAACAGAAGAAGAACGTCAAAGAACTCTTAATCAAATTGAGAAAGTCGCTCCAGGCACATCAAAATTGTCAGCTTTCAACATGAAACCTCTTGACATCGTGGAACATGTTAAAGCTCCACGTGTTTTTAAAACACACGTGCCATTTTACTTATTAAATCCGAAAGCCATGGATACATGTAAGGTCATCTACGTCGCACGCAACCCGAAGGACAATTGTGTATCTTATTATCACCATCACAAAGCTATGTCATATTGTGAGTATAACggcgattttgaaaaatttgttgacTTCTATATCCGCGGGGAAGTTCAATATGCTCCCTATTGGGAACATGTTAAGGAGGCGTATAATCTAAGTAAAACTCATCCAAATATGCTTTTCTTAACATACGaagacttaaaaaaagatttgaaatcAGGAATAAGAAAGATTGCAGAGCATTTGGGGAAGAAGGTGAGTGAAGATGATATTCAAAAGATTCACGATCATTTCACAGTAAAACGGTTCCAAGGGAAAGCAGCTACTGATACCGGAATGAAAAAAGTGGGAATAATGAAGGAAGATGCTACATTTGTAAGGAAAGGCGTTGCGGGAGACTGGCAAAACCACTTTAAGGGAGATCTCAACAAAAGATTTGATGAATGGATACAAGAAAATAGCAAAGATTTGGATTTGAAGTTCGAATATGGACATATCGAATAA